In Drosophila willistoni isolate 14030-0811.24 chromosome XR unlocalized genomic scaffold, UCI_dwil_1.1 Seg41, whole genome shotgun sequence, the following are encoded in one genomic region:
- the LOC6643162 gene encoding heat shock protein 27 has protein sequence MALVPATKTETDWDYWDYRRRLWRDWDLDDWHLPYWKRSLSRVGSAPDLSRVIVGKDGFEANVDVHLFKPYEITVKTTGDTVVVEAKHEKRRDGDTFVGRHIVKRFVLPRGYYPNDVRSELSSDGILTVRCPPYLSNERSVYVRQVGPSYLSIKN, from the coding sequence ATGGCTTTAGTGCCAGCCACGAAAACGGAAACCGATTGGGATTATTGGGATTATCGTCGTCGTTTGTGGCGTGACTGGGATCTGGATGACTGGCATTTGCCCTACTGGAAGCGCTCTTTGTCCCGAGTGGGCTCGGCTCCCGATCTGAGCCGTGTCATTGTCGGCAAAGATGGTTTCGAGGCCAATGTCGATGTGCATCTGTTCAAGCCATATGAGATTACGGTGAAGACCACCGGGGACACTGTTGTCGTGGAGGCCAAACACGAGAAGCGTCGCGATGGTGACACCTTTGTGGGTCGCCACATTGTCAAGCGATTTGTGCTGCCCCGCGGATATTATCCGAATGATGTACGGTCGGAGCTCTCCTCGGATGGCATCCTCACCGTCCGTTGTCCCCCATATCTGAGCAATGAGCGGAGTGTCTACGTCCGTCAAGTGGGACCCTCGTATTTAAGCATCAAGAACTAA